The following are from one region of the Gadus chalcogrammus isolate NIFS_2021 chromosome 19, NIFS_Gcha_1.0, whole genome shotgun sequence genome:
- the cryba4 gene encoding beta-crystallin A4, with protein MTHHCTKFSGHWKIIVFDEECFQGRRHEFTSECCNVMEFGFETVRSLRVESGAWVGYEHASYQGQQFVLERGEYPQCDAFGGSNAYHIERMTSFRPIACANHRECRMTIYERENFLARKGELSDDYPSLQAMGWCNNEVGSLRVQSGAFVCYQYPGYRGYQYIMECDRHCGEYKHFREFGSHSQTPQIQSIRRIQQ; from the exons ATGACTCACCACTGCACTAAGTTCTCCGGCCACTGGAAG ATCATTGTCTTCGACGAGGAGTGCTTCCAGGGCCGTCGCCACGAGTTCACCTCCGAGTGCTGCAATGTCATGGAGTTCGGCTTCGAGACTGTCCGCTCCCTGAGAGTGGAGAGTGGCGC CTGGGTCGGTTACGAGCACGCCTCCTACCAGGGACAGCAGTTTGTCCTGGAGAGGGGCGAGTACCCCCAGTGTGACGCCTTCGGCGGCAGCAACGCCTACCACATCGAGAGGATGACCTCCTTCAGGCCCATTGCCTGCGCT aaCCACAGGGAGTGCAGAATGACCATCTACGAGCGTGAGAACTTCCTGGCCCGCAAGGGAGAGCTGAGCGACGACTACCCCTCCCTGCAGGCCATGGGCTGGTGCAACAACGAGGTTGGATCCCTCAGGGTGCAGTCCGGAGC CTTTGTGTGCTACCAGTATCCCGGTTACCGTGGATACCAGTACATCATGGAGTGTGATCGTCACTGCGGGGAGTACAAGCACTTCAGGGAGTTCGGCTCCCACTCCCAGACTCCCCAGATCCAGTCCATCCGCCGCATTCAGCAGTAA
- the crybb1 gene encoding beta-crystallin B1, whose amino-acid sequence MSQTAKSASSQGTDSKEKGTPNPAAPSKASKTGEPAMGNFKIMMFDQENFQGRMIEVQNECVNVCDRGIDRVRSIIVECGPFVAFEQTNFRGEMFILEKGEYPRWDSWSNSYRSDRLMSIRPIRMDSLEHKICLFEHSDFKGNKMEIQEDDVPTLWAHGFTDRVGSVRVPGGVWVGYQYPGYRGYQYLFECGDYRHYNEFSAFQPQIQSMRRVRDMQFHQRGCFTLTSASK is encoded by the exons ATGTCCCAGACCGCCAAGTCCGCCTCTAGCCAGGGCACCGACTCCAAGGAGAAGGGTACCCCCAACCCCGCTGCCCCCAGCAAGGCCAGCAAGACCGGAGAGCCCGCCATGGGAAACTTCAAG ATCATGATGTTCGACCAGGAGAACTTCCAGGGCAGGATGATCGAGGTCCAGAACGAGTGCGTGAACGTGTGCGACAGAGGCATCGACAGAGTGCGCAGTATCATTGTGGAGTGCGGCCC CTTTGTTGCCTTTGAGCAGACTAACTTCCGTGGGGAGATGTTCATCCTGGAGAAGGGAGAGTACCCTCGCTGGGACTCCTGGAGCAACTCTTACCGTAGCGACCGCCTCATGTCCATCAGACCCATCCGCATG GACAGCCTGGAGCACAAGATCTGCCTGTTCGAGCACTCTGACTTCAAGGGCAACAAGATGGAGATCCAGGAGGATGACGTTCCTACCCTGTGGGCGCATGGCTTCACCGACAGGGTGGGCAGCGTGAGGGTCCCCGGAGGAGT GTGGGTCGGATACCAGTACCCCGGATACAGGGGCTACCAGTACCTGTTCGAGTGCGGTGACTACAGACACTACAACGAGTTCAGCGCCTTCCAGCCCCAGATCCAGTCCATGCGCCGCGTCAGGGACATGCAGTTCCACCAGAGGGGATGCTTCACCCTGACCTCCGCCAGCAAGTGA